Proteins from one Aspergillus nidulans FGSC A4 chromosome VIII genomic window:
- a CDS encoding transcription factor domain-containing protein (transcript_id=CADANIAT00002731): MVLSAGAPWLQYTGQQQKRKRAELACTICHIAPSRQIRCDLQVRTGQGHANCSNCDTAGKECRMRPSKRFLRRARTPLTPPDSSDSARRSQRLQRPAAQETGSENRHDRAGTGLSLPQPDWLWDFDNPPPLLEETPAVQASSAPPPAVDPTNLDQENCSPVTSRTEDTETRGLSSRYYELEIEADARSQEQRLLAERPLMVRLLPSADLQQSFVETYLEYCNPWCPVLNRDQLNIDELSQSPLLVNALAVVGSHLRPPVMPHDGPAAYYERARQLFYNDAEPDVVRSLQAVSLFYWWSPRPPTVLHRHSSWWWTSVVIRHCQQLGVHQQPSFGPGPAASQHNHPTSRRSHLIRRRIWWTAFARERLTAICQNKPCTIDPEDCDIAEPTLDDFPDAMQDPTVRLQAEIFIYWVRLCGIIGRIAKYLSRPRANDSNAGAFPTHLATQLIDWVHSLPPHLTLPVHSNRTTSFNRDVHQLHLPYLAVIILLHLKQPHHTPLEAYQPAILAASCLARILRDILSRGSTQWLMAITGWYTSLAFIALLQACRVDGLAAAANEDLDILTLAVDQLRVMWPTANIFHRGFQRLRSDARGSGSGSAAGAEALLSLASGEQAPHLDTGTGTAAAASARGLGGGNNETAHGNPIDGIDWIDYFPFATAQTSGIAERLLVPQTDELQFSDAFPGTMMQFEDLFGNHNFSDLNLFM; encoded by the exons ATGGTTCTCTCTGCCGGAGCCCCCTGGCTCCAATACAcaggccagcagcagaagcgcAAGCGGGCCGAGCTGGCCTGCACCATCTGCCACA TCGCACCATCGAGACAGATCCGATGCGATCTCCAGGTCCGCACCGGTCAGGGACACGCCAACTGCTCCAATTGCGACACCGCCGGCAAAGAATGTCGTATGCGGCCATCGAAGCGTTTCCTGAGGCGGGCGAGGACTCCTTTGACGCCGCCGGACAGCAGTGACAGTGCGAGGAGATCACAGCGCCTGCAGCGGCCGGCCGCGCAAGAGACTGGCAGTGAGAATCGTCATGACCGTGCAGGGACGGGGCTCTCGTTGCCGCAGCCAGACTGGCTATGGGATTTTGATAACCCCCCTCCGTTGCTAGAAGAGACGCCTGCTGTTCAAGCATCTAGTGCGCCGCCTCCGGCTGTCGATCCCACCAACCTCGATCAAGAGAACTGTTCCCCGGTGACATCTCGTACGGAGGATACAGAGACACGCGGTCTGTCGTCGCGGTACTATGAGCTCGAGATCGAGGCCGATGCCCGCAGCCAGGAACAGCGCCTGCTCGCCGAGAGGCCCCTGATGgtccgcctcctccccagcGCTGACCTACAACAGAGCTTCGTCGAGACGTACCTGGAGTATTGTAACCCTTGGTGCCCGGTGCTGAACCGTGACCAGCTGAACATCGACGAACTGTCGCAGTCGCCGCTACTTGTCAACGCCTTAGCCGTGGTCGGCAGCCACCTTAGGCCCCCTGTGATGCCGCACGACGGGCCGGCTGCATATTACGAGCGTGCCCGCCAGCTCTTCTACAACGATGCGGAGCCGGACGTTGTACGCTCTTTACAAGCCGTCTCCCTCTTTTACTGGTGGAGTCCACGGCCACCGACAGTGCTTCACCGTCATTCTTCTTGGTGGTGGACCTCGGTCGTCATAAGGCACTGCCAGCAACTCGGCGTGCATCAGCAGCCCTCATTCGGGCCTGGCCCAGCGGCCTCGCAGCATAACCATCCGACCAGCCGCCGCTCACACCTCATTCGCCGCCGCATCTGGTGGACTGCCTTTGCGCGGGAACGGCTCACGGCAATTTGTCAGAACAAACCATGTACTATAGACCCTGAGGACTGTGATATAGCTGAGCCCACGCTGGACGACTTTCCCGATGCCATGCAGGACCCAACTGTGCGCCTGCAGGCCGAGATCTTCATCTACTGGGTCCGTCTGTGTGGAATCATTGGCCGCATAGCCAAGTATCTCTCTCGACCGCGCGCGAACGACAGCAATGCCGGCGCATTCCCCACCCACCTCGCAACGCAGCTCATAGACTGGGTCCATTCCCTCCCACCACATCTAACCCTCCCCGTCCATTCCAACCGAACGACATCCTTTAACCGTGATGTCCACCAGCTGCATTTGCCCTACCTTGCAGTGATCATACTACTCCACTTGAAACAACCTCACCATACCCCCCTTGAAGCGTATCAGCCTGCGATTCTCGCGGCCTCTTGCCTGGCGAGAATCCTGCGGGACATACTTTCCCGGGGCTCTACGCAATGGCTTATGGCAATCACAGGGTGGTACACTAGTTTAGCGTTtattgctcttctccaggcTTGTAGAGTCGACGGACTCGCCGCTGCTGCTAACGAGGACCTCGATATCCTGACGCTAGCAGTCGACCAACTGAGAGTCATGTGGCCGACGGCGAATATCTTCCACCGCGGGTTCCAGCGGTTGAGGTCCGATGCTCGTGGtagtggaagtggaagtgcAGCCGGGGCAGAGGCATTGCTGTCTCTAGCGAGTGGTGAGCAGGCGCCTCATCTCGATactggcactggcactgctgctgctgcttctgcccGCGGTCTGGGCGGTGGAAACAATGAGACGGCGCATGGGAACCCCATAGATGGCATAGACTGGATTGATTATTTTCCTTTTGCAACTGCGCAGACTAGTGGAATCGCAGAGAGACTGCTCGTTCCCCAGACGGATGAGCTCCAGTTCAGTGATGCCTTCCCTGGCACAATGATGCAGTTTGAGGACCTGTTCGGAAATCACAATTTCTCCGATTTGAATTTATTCATGTAG
- a CDS encoding flavin-containing monooxygenase (transcript_id=CADANIAT00002732), protein MAIPTAQQATNGHAETISNGQTNGGTADAPNYARGTLGLSAEATPTPHPCSVPLNPQYGYTPRKLRVITIGAGFSGLLMAHKLQHRFSELQEFVTHKIFEMRSDVGGTWLVNTYPGVQCDVPAHIYAFPFDPNPNWSRFYSSGPEIQRYIKDTAAKWHLDRDVYLNTKVVGARWIETEGVWRVTVEHNGVARDEYAEILISGQGVLCHPSWPSIPGLHDFKGKIVHSAEWDHEFDYSHKRIAVIGNGSSGIQITPQMAQLPGTEVVNYMRSAAWIYYRVPPSKHLGRETDEVNPAYAEEDKRKFQDPHVHREYRKGIINRTNKAFKLFLKGENNEEAVRFGTEQMASKLNYDPELCRKLIPKWEVGCRRVTPGPGYLESFSRPNCSLSDSPITKITSNAVHTADGKVFECDVVVCATGFDVSHRPRFPLIGLNGANLAEKWADEPESYLSVATAGFPNYFIFTGPNSLGGHGSLVEALNWTGDYFVKWIKKIATEDIKSVVPKKSAEEAFVRYGDEVHKTIVWTGGCKSWYKRNKTNGRVTALFGGSALLFNRLISELRPEDFEIEYRSVNRFRFLGNGFMEYETDPESDLAWYVELPEPLRA, encoded by the exons ATGGCCATTCCTACAGCGCAACAAGCGACCAACGGCCACGCAGAGACCATAAGCAATGGACAAACGAACGGCGGTACAGCAGATGCTCCCAACTACGCCAGAGGTACACTCGGTCTCTCCGCTGAAGCGACGCCGACACCTCACCCCTGTTCCGTACCCTTGAACCCCCAGTATGGGTATACGCCACGCAAACTGCGCGTCATTACTATCGGCGCAGGCTTTTCCGGCCTCCTGATGGCCCATAAACTGCAGCACAGGTTTTCAGAGCTTCAGGAATTTGTTACGCACAAGATCTTTGAGATGCGCAGCGACGTTGGCGGGACATGGCTTGTTAATACATACCCAGGAGTGCAGTGTGATGTTCCTG CACACATCTACGCCTTTCCGTTTGACCCAAACCCCAACTGGAGCAGGTTCTATTCCTCGGGCCCCGAGATCCAGCGCTACATCAAAGACACTGCCGCGAAATGGCACCTCGACCGGGATGTTTATCTAAACACGAAGGTCGTTGGCGCACGATGGATCGAGACTGAGGGGGTCTGGAGAGTCACAGTCGAGCACAACGGCGTCGCTCGCGACGAGTATGCAGAGATCCTCATTTCAGGGCAGGGGGTGCTGTGCCATCCGTCGTGGCCGTCCATACCTGGCTTGCATGATttcaagggcaagattgTGCATTCGGCAGAATGGGATCATGAGTTTGACTATTCCCACAAAAGGATTGCCGTCATTGGCAACGGATCAAGTGGGATCCAGATTACGCCCCAGATGGCCCAGTTGCCAGGGACAGAGGTGGTCAACTATATGCGCTCGGCTGCTTGGATCTACTATCGCGTCCCTCCGTCGAAGCACCTGGGCAGGGAGACAGATGAGGTCAATCCAGCCTACgcggaggaggacaagagGAAGTTTCAAGACCCGCATGTGCATCGCGAGTACAGGAAGGGAATCATCAATCGGACGAACAAGGCCTTTAAGCTG TTCCTCAAGGGAGAGAATAATGAAGAAGCAGTCCGCTTTGGCACTGAACAAATGGCCTCGAAGCTCAACTACGACCCTGAGTTGTGCCGCAAACTGATCCCCAAATGGGAGGTCGGTTGTCGCCGCGTCACCCCGGGTCCAGGATATCTGGAGTCATTCTCGAGACCCAACTGCAGCCTGAGTGATAGCCCAATCACCAAGATCACATCCAACGCGGTGCATACTGCGGACGGCAAGGTTTTCGAGTGCGACGTGGTTGTTTGCGCAACGGGATTCGATGTCTCGCACCGTCCCAGGTTCCCGCTCATTGGATTGAACGGGGCAAATCTTGCTGAAAAATGGGCAGATGAACCAGAGTCGTATCTATCGGTGGCGACGGCTGGATTCCCTAACTACTTCATCTTCACGGGTCCAAACTCTCTCGGTGGGCACGGGAGTCTCGTCGAAGCCCTGAACTGGACAGGAGATTACTTTGTGAAATGGATCAAGAAGATCGCGACGGAGGACATCAAGTCCGTGGTTCCTAAGAAATCAGCCGAGGAGGCATTCGTGCGGTATGGAGACGAGGTGCACAAGACGATCGTCTGGACTGGCGGCTGCAAGTCCTGGTACAAGCGCAACAAGACGAACGGCCGGGTGACGGCACTCTTTGGCGGCTCGGCGCTGTTGTTTAATCGGCTCATTAGCGAGTTACGCCCGGAGGATTTTGAGATTGAGTACCGGAGTGTCAATAGGTTTCGGTTTCTGGGGAACGGATTCATGGAGTATGAGACTGACCCGGAGAGCGATCTGGCGTGGTATGTCGAATTGCCGGAGCCCTTACGGGCGTAA
- a CDS encoding zinc-binding dehydrogenase (transcript_id=CADANIAT00002733) encodes MPIPSTMRAWRKHKGNPAPVWEEVPVPSVSPTGLLVKLLASGVCHSDQALIDVEDRPHFNDVYTLGHEGCGEIIKIGAEVTNQQFAIGIRVALLAVPGCGLATCSECARNLPQLCPNGAHHGIGQDGFFAEFVAVDQRAAVALPDGRQSLHIAHSIDESKTDKSKALYRMYPEPEIGAVATDAVLTAYHGIVRRAQVKSHETVFLFGLGGLGFNALQIVLSHIKARVIVSDVRREKLLAARELGVRESDIVPVDTPVTIPEFIASQGIIIDTVLEFVGKRQTFSDAQKIVRPGGKILCIGTGDRVNDLDMKNGIRKRLSFLFNYGGQKPDLEEILTLIKEGVLRPRVQTGSLKDFPTYLRRLCAGEIEDRVALLPK; translated from the exons ATGCCCATCCCATCCACTATGCGCGCCTGGAGGAAGCACAAAGGCAATCCTGCCCCG GTTTGGGAAGAAGTCCCCGTCCCGTCCGTTTCTCCAACTGGACTGCTGGTGAAGCTCCTTGCTTCAGGAG TTTGCCATAGTGATCAGGCGCTTATAGATGTCGAAGACCGTCCGCACTTTAATGACGTCTATACCCTT GGCCACGAAGGATGCGGTGAAATAATCAAAATTGGTGCAGAAGTTACCAATCAACAATTTGCAATT GGTATCCGCGTCGCCCTCCTCGCCGTTCCAGGCTGTGGTCTCGCGACGTGCTCTGAATGCGCCCGCAACCTCCCCCAGCTCTGTCCTAATGGAGCTCACCATGGGATCGGGCAAGATGGGTTCTTTGCCGAGTTTGTGGCTGTAGATCAGCGGGCAGCCGTAGCTCTTCCTGACGGTAGGCAATCACTCCACATTGCGCATTCTATCGACGAGTCAAAAACCGACAAGTCAAAAGCGCTATATCGCATGTATCCTGAGCCAG AAATCGGGGCAGTCGCAACCGACGCTGTATTAACAGCATACCATGGCATCGTGCGCCGCGCTCAAGTTAAGAGTCACGAGACGGTCTTTCTCTTCGGTCTAGGTGGACTAGGGTTCAACGCGCTCCAGATAGTTCTGAGCCATATAAAGGCTAGGGTGATCGTCTCGGACGTGCGCCGTGAAAAACTGCTCGCCGCGAGAGAACTCGGCGTCAGAGAATCTGACATCGTCCCTGTCGACACTCCAGTAACTATTCCCGAGTTCATAGCTTCGCAGGGCATAATAATCGATACAGTTCTTGAGTTCGTTGGAAAACGCCAGACCTTCTCCGATGCGCAGAAGATCGTCCGGCCAGGTGGGAAGATATTGTGTATCGGCACCGGTGACCGGGTGAATGATCTCGACATGAAAAACGGTATTCGGAAGCGATTGAGTTTTCTGTTCAACTATGGCGGACAGAAGCCGGATCTGGAGGAGATTCTGACGTTGATCAAGGAGGGAGTGTTGAGACCCAGGGTGCAGACGGGGTCGCTGAAAGACTTTCCTACCTATTTGAGGAGACTGTGTGCAGGGGAGATTGAGGACCGAGTTGCCCTTTTGCCTAAGTGA
- a CDS encoding SDR family NAD(P)-dependent oxidoreductase (transcript_id=CADANIAT00002734) encodes MSAIPTTPPSRSLAGKCAIVTGAGCAGDGIGNGRAIAIFLASDGCNVLCVDKNLEWAEKTVSIIQEHSRSSSQYGQAVSFQADVTCETDCSSIISQAISTFKRVDILINNVGIAGAPGTAVTVDMESWSKSLEVNVNSMVLMAKHAIPAMQKNSGEIKGSIVNMGSVAGLKGGTPHLLYPTSKGAVVNMTRAMAAHHAEDGIRVNCVCPGMLYTPMMYASGNGMSEEAREARRRRSLLGTEGNGWDCATAVVFLAGPHARWITGAILPVDAGTTAAVGIGMPKGASVNG; translated from the exons ATGAGCGCCATTCCGACAACACCGCCCTCGCGCTCCCTCGCCGGCAAATGTGCCATCGTCACCGGCGCCGGCTGTGCTGGTGATGGAATTGGAAACGGGCGCGCAATTGCCATTTTTCTAGCCAGTGATGGATGCAATGTTCTCTGCGTTGATAAGAATCTAGAATGGGCTGAGAAGACAGTTTCGATAATTCAAGAGCACTCTCGATCGTCGTCGCAATATGGCCAAGCAGTATCGTTCCAAGCAGACGTCACCTGCGAGACCGATTGCTCCTCCATCATTTCCCAAGCAATATCGACGTTCAAACGGGTAGATATATTGATCAACAACGTCGGTATCGCCGGGGCACCGGGAACAGCAGTCACTGTTGACATGGAATCATGGAGCAAAAGCCTCGAGGTCAATGTCAACTCGATGGTGCTGATGGCGAAACACGCCATCCCAGCCATGCAAAAGAACAGCGGCGAAATAAAAGGGAGTATTGTGAACATGGGGTCCGTTGCCGGACTAAAAGGAGGGACACCCCATCTCCTGTATCCGACGAGTAAGGGCGCCGTTGTGAATATGACTCGTGCCATGGCGGCGCATCATGCAGAAGATGGAATACGGGTTAATTGTGTTTGCCCGGGA ATGCTTTACACGCCCATGATGTACGCGTCCGGTAACGGGATGAGCGAAGAAGCACGTGAAGCCCGTCGGAGACGCAGTCTGCTAGGAACAGAGGGCAATGGATGGGATTGCGCAACAGCGGTGGTCTTCCTCGCTGGACCTCATGCGCGGTGGATTACCGGTGCGATTCTTCCTGTGGACGCAGGGACGACGGCGGCCGTTGGGATTGGGATGCCAAAGGGGGCAAGTGTAAATGGATAG
- a CDS encoding uncharacterized protein (transcript_id=CADANIAT00002728): MDTFTQDSLSDKGNGKVDHIENTMEQPPAIDTTHTDEAMKVLARYTGDESWQPSDEKRLVRKVDWRLLPLLCLTYGLQYYDKAMLSQAALFGLREDLNLLIGNRYAMSAAIFYLGFIVGAYPTMFLAQRYPIRHVAAGTVTIWGICLILTPLCHNYRSLYAQRFFLGVLESGISPMFMMIVVRLMIQRPTRVAGIRKTNRLSGWDTCTGYVSIFSPLVNYGLGHIQGSLSSWKYMYLFAGALTITWGLILDFVLPPDPVSARGFTERERYISVARLRTNNSGVRNTHFKMGQVVELLLDPKFWLIFFTAFLAMIANAPISTFTPIIINSFGFSTLESLLLVIPSGFYAGTMMLILPYLSYKFANKGIRSWLVIACQLVTMVASLLLLRLPLNETGGLLFACYIMPTMGAGYAVLMGLQIANIAGYTKRSLSSSGLYIGYCLGNFVGPLCFREQDYPRYVPGFVVTVVTTFVAGVLVFVYRVVCLRDNRRRDKTGILEGFEHAYEDDLTDKTNPQFRYTV; the protein is encoded by the exons ATGGACACGTTTACACAGGACAGTCTGTCCGACAAGGGCAATGGGAAAGTCGACCATATCGAGAATACTATGGAACAACCCCCTGCGATCGACACCACTCACACCGATGAGGCCATGAAAGTGCTGGCTCGCTACACTGGGGACGAGTCATGGCAGCCGAGTGATGAGAAACGCCTTGTCCGCAAGGTTGACTGGCGATTGCTGCCCTTGCTATGCCTCACCTACGGATTGCAGTACTACGACAAGGCTATGCTCTCCCAGGCG GCTCTGTTTGGACTTCGTGAGGACTTGAATCTGCTCATCGGTAACCGATATGCAATGTCTGCAGCCATCTTCTACCTAGGTTTCATTGTCGGCGCATATCCGACCATGTTCCTTGCTCAAAGATACCCTATCCGCCACGTAGCCGCTGGCACCGTCACGATCTGGGGCATATGCCTGATCCTCACCCCTCTATGCCACAACTATCGGTCTCTGTACGCTCAGCGATTCTTTTTGGGTGTGTTGGAAAGTGGAATCAGTCCAATGTTCATGATGATCGTGGTTCGTCTCATGATCCAGCGCCCGACAAG GGTGGCTGGTATAAGAAAGACGAACAGGCTCTCCGGATGGGATAC TTGCACCGGATACgtcagcatcttctctcctctcgTCAACTACGGCCTCGGCCATATCCAAGGCTCGCTGTCCTCTTGGAAGTACATGTATCTCTTCGCCGGTGCCCTCACAATCACCTGGGGTCTCATCCTCGACTTTGTCCTTCCCCCAGACCCAGTCTCGGCCCGGGGGTTTACCGAACGCGAGCGGTACATCTCCGTCGCGCGTCTGAGGACTAACAACTCAGGCGTCCGCAACACGCACTTCAAAATGGGCCAGGTTGTCGAGCTGCTCCTCGACCCCAAGTTCTGGCTGATCTTCTTTACCGCGTTCCTGGCTATGATAGCCAATGCCCCGATCTCGACCTTTACCCCAATCATCATCAACTCATTTGGATTTAGTACTCTAGAGAgtcttctcctcgtcataCCGTCCGGTTTCTACGCAGGTACCATGATGCTCATCTTACCATACCTTTCCTACAAGTTTGCGAACAAAGGCATCCGGTCCTGGCTGGTGATCGCCTGTCAGCTGGTCACCATGGTCGCCTCATTACTCCTTCTGCGCCTTCCGCTGAACGAAACAGGCGGACTTCTCTTCGCATGCTACATTATGCCCACAATGGGTGCCGGATATGCGGTGCTAATGGGTCTCCAAATCGCAAATATCGCCGGCTACACGAAACggtctctttcttcgtcgGGCTTGTATATCGGGTACTGTCTAGGCAATTTCGTTGGTCCGCTCTGTTTTCGAGAGCAGGATTACCCGCGGTACGTTCCGGGATTCGTGGTCACCGTGGTTACAACCTTTGTTGCTGGGGTTTTGGTCTTCGTCTATCGGGTGGTATGTTTACGGGATAATCGACGACGGGACAAGACGGGCATTCTGGAGGGTTTTGAGCATGCTTATGAGGATGATTTGACGGATAAGACG AATCCGCAGTTTAGGTATACGGTGTAG
- a CDS encoding MBL fold metallo-hydrolase (transcript_id=CADANIAT00002729), which yields MSRNRLQIPPGASITVRLINPVNFGPSRLERFMAPKVPGLEGHAQTPALSFLLEHSSGRKLVFDLGIRKDYQNYAPKIAEYIPTTGYKIEVEKNVVDTLKEHGVAVEDIEGVVWSHWHWDHIGDPSTFPPSTDLIVGPGFKDAMLPGYPANPDSPILESDYTGRTLREITFDAQMLRIGQFGAIDYFDDGSFYLLDSPGHAIGHLCGLARTTVNPDTFILLGGDIAHYAGIFRPSVHLPLPSTIPLCPGPLHTVEAGFCPGAAWEELQSSRGRKTTDSLFDPTFGYDVPLAMETIRKLQEVDCDEDVFVIIAHDGAVRDGVPHFPAALNQWKENGWARSLRWAFLKDLEGYWRQKGLIE from the exons ATGTCTCGCAACCGCCTTCAGATACCCCCAGGGGCCAGCATAACTGTTAGACTCATCAACCCCGTCAATTTTGGCCCTAGCCGGCTAGAGCGGTTCATGGCGCCCAAGGTCCCGGGACTCGAGGGCCATGCACAAACTCCAGCGCTCTCATTCCTACTTGAACACAGCTCCGGTCGCAAGCTGGTTTTTGACCTGGGCATCCGCAAGGATTACCAGAACTACGCGCCCAAGATTGCGGAGTATATCCCGACGACGGGGTACAAGATCGAAGTGGAGAAGAATGTGGTGGATACGCTGAAGGAGCATGGAGTGGCTGTAGAGGATATTGAGGGGGTGGTTTGGAG TCACTGGCATTGGGACCATATAGGGGACCCATCTACGTTCCCTCCAAGTACTGACTTGATTGTCGGGCCTGGATTCAAGGACGCTATGCTCCCGGGCTACCCAGCGAACCCTGACTCACCCATCCTTGAGAGCGATTATAC CGGGCGCACCCTCCGCGAGATCACCTTCGACGCGCAAATGTTACGAATCGGCCAATTCGGAGCTATAGACTACTTCGACGATGGATCCTTCTACCTCCTTGATAGTCCGGGTCATGCGATTGGGCATCTCTGCGGACTCGCACGTACAACAGTGAACCCAGACACGTTCATCCTTCTCGGTGGTGATATTGCGCACTACGCAGGGATATTCCGACCATCCGTGCATCTGCCTCTACCGAGCACTATACCACTTTGTCCTGGCCCATTGCATACAGTAGAGGCAGGATTCTGTCCCGGGGCTGCTTGGGAAGAACTCCAATCAAGCCGAGGCCGAAAGACGACGGACAGTCTGTTTGACCCGACGTTTGGGTATGACGTCCCgctggcgatggagacgatCAGAAAGTTACAAGAAGTTGATTGCGACGAGGACGTGTTTGTGATCATTGCACATGACGGTGCTGTTAGAGACGGAGTGCCTCATTTCCCGGCGGCCCTGAACCAGTGGAAGGAGAATGGGTGGGCGAGAAGTCTTAGATGGGCGTTCCTAAAAGACCTTGAAGGATATTGGAGGCAGAAGGGATTGATAGAGTAA
- a CDS encoding flavin-containing monooxygenase (transcript_id=CADANIAT00002730): MGSIGHPPLEQNGFLDYDVLIIGAGLSGIYSLHQMRALGLRVKVLEAGGGPGGTWYWNRYPGARFDSESYSYGFSWSQEVLDEWSWSEHFAGQSETLRYCEFLVSKFDLARDMQFNTRVKQAHYQEDSRSWLLTDDKGNTYSSRWLVTCMGILNQYTLPNIPGVHDFQGQAIHTARWPHEPVTFEGKKVGIIGTGATGIQAIQEIVKTAGHLTVFQRTPNWSAPLNNGPISTDEMQEIRKAYPEIFKRCRESYSCFLHKSNPTSVFSVSAEEREKFWNELYKTKGFEKWLSNYHDIFTNKEANDLYSEFIANKIRERVHDPVTAEKLIPKCHGFGTKRVPLESGYFEAFNRPNVELVDVKSDPIERITAKGVKTRDSEYDLDILIYATGFDAVTGAFTAVDFQGVGGVKLKDKWKDGPRTFLGLWVESFPNMMMVMGPHQMFGNFPRSIEYAVGWVSRFIQNACERGISYAECTGKKVEEWTEHVHACAEGLLANNVDSWMTGVNKNLAHKQKRIIARYNGPAPGYRARADDVAHRGYEDLNMA, translated from the exons ATGGGCAGCATCGGACACCCGCCACTAGAGCAAAACGGCTTCCTCGACTATGACGTCCTCATAATCGGAGCCGGGCTCAGCGGGATCTACTCCCTCCACCAGATGCGTGCACTTGGTCTCCGTGTAAAGGTCCTAGAGGCCGGTGGAGGGCCCGGTGGAACATGGTACTGGAATCGGTATCCGGGGGCGAGATT TGACTCCGAATCCTACTCCTACGGCTTTAGCTGGTCGCAAGAAGTCCTTGATGAATGGTCCTGGTCGGAACATTTTGCCGGACAGTCAGAAACACTTCGGTACTGCGAGTTCCTTGTCTCGAAATTCGATCTGGCACGGGATATGCAGTTCAACACGCGGGTGAAGCAGGCGCATTATCAGGAGGATAGTAGGAGCTGGCTTCTCACTGACGACAAAGGCAATACATATTCGTCCCGGTGGCTGGTAACATGCATGGGAATCCTGAATCAATATACACTACCGAACATCCCCGGCGTACATGACTTTCAGGGTCAGGCAATCCATACGGCGCGCTGGCCTCATGAGCCGGTCACGTTTGAAGGCAAGAAAGTTGGTATCATCGGTACTGGCGCCACAGGAATCCAAGCCATCCAAGAGATTGTGAAAACAGCAGGACACCTCACAGTCTTCCAGCGGACTCCAAACTGGAGCGCGCCCTTGAACAACGGCCCGATTTCGACCGATGAGATGCAAGAGATCCGCAAAGCGTATCCCGAGATCTTCAAGAGATGTAGGGAGTCGTACTCGTGCTTTCTGCATAAATCGAACCCGACCTCAGTCTTTTCAGTctctgcagaagagagggagaagtTCTGGAACGAGCTCTACAAGACGAAAGGATTTGAGAAGTGGCTTTCGAACTACCATGACATCTTCACAAATAAAGAGGCGAATGACCTCTACTCCGAGTTCATTGCGAACAAGATCAGAGAGCGTGTGCACGACCCCGTTACGGCTGAGAAACTTATTCCCAAGTGTCACGGCTTCGGTACGAAGCGTGTACCGCTGGAATCGGGGTACTTCGAGGCCTTCAATCGGCCTAATGTTGAACTTGTGGATGTGAAGAGCGATCCAATTGAGCGGATTACTGCAAAGGGAGTCAAGACGCGGGATAGCGAGTACGACTTGGACATCCTCATCTACGCAACAGGTTTTGACGCGGTCACTGGTGCGTTTACGGCCGTGGATTTCCAAGGTGTCGGTGGCGTGAAGCTCAAGGACAAATGGAAAGATGGACCGCGGACCTTTTTAGGGCTCTGGGTCGAATCGTTCCCGAacatgatgatggtgatgggtCCACATCAGATGTTCGGCAATTTCCCGCGGTCGATCGAGTATGCTGTAGGCTGGGTCAGTCGGTTCATCCAGAATGCATGCGAACGAGGTATATCGTATGCCGAGTGTACGGGGAAGAAAGTTGAAGAATGGACAGAGCACGTGCATGCTTGTGCTGAAGGGCTGTTGGCTAACAATGTGGATAGCTGGATGACCGGagtgaacaagaacctggcgCATAAGCAGAAGCGGATTATTGCGAGGTACAATGGACCTGCACCAGGGTATAGGGCTAGGGCAGACGATGTCGCCCACCGGGGGTATGAAGATTTGAACATGGCTTAA